In one Silene latifolia isolate original U9 population chromosome 10, ASM4854445v1, whole genome shotgun sequence genomic region, the following are encoded:
- the LOC141605998 gene encoding 13 kDa ribonucleoprotein-associated protein-like produces MTGETVNPKAYPLADSQLTITIMDLVQQASHFKQLKKGANEATKTLNRGIAEFVVMAADTEPLEILLHLPLLAEDKNVPYVFVPSKEQLGRACGVSRPVISCSVTSNEGSQLKSQIQQLKDAIEKLLI; encoded by the exons ATG ACTGGAGAAACAGTGAACCCAAAAGCATACCCACTTGCAGATTCTCAGTTGACTATAACAATCATGGATCTTGTTCAACAAGCTTCCCATTTTAAGCAACTCAAGAAGGGTGCTAATGAAG CAACTAAGACTTTGAACAGAGGTATTGCTGAGTTTGTGGTCATGGCAGCTGATACTGAGCCTTTGGAGATCCTTCTTCATCTTCCCTTGCTTGCTGAGGACAAG AACGTTCCATACGTATTTGTTCCCTCAAAAGAACAACTTGGCCGAGCATGTGGAGTTTCAAGACCCGTAATCTCTTGCTCAGTGACTTCCAATGAGGGGAGCCAATTGAAATCTCAAATTCAACAACTCAAG GATGCAATTGAGAAGCTCTTGATCTGA